A single window of Modestobacter italicus DNA harbors:
- a CDS encoding MSMEG_0569 family flavin-dependent oxidoreductase, translated as MTLTAEQPTRAGLPNRVPVAVVGGGQAGLSISWHLTRRGIEHVVLERETVAHEWSDARWDTFCLVTPNWQCQLPGWPYAGDDPDGFMVKDEIVAYVRGYAASFGPPVHEGVAVTRLAPAPDGGYLLTTSAGELAAEQVVLAVGGYHLPVVPPYAAALPGSITQLHSQQYKNPDQLPAGEVLVVGTGQSGAQIAEDLHLAGRRVHLAVGSAPRIARRYRGRDVVAWLDDLGHYDMPVEQHRDGEAARVGTNHYVTGRDGGRDIDLRTFATEGMQLYGTLTGLSGTTLTFAPNLTENLDRADRVDDSAKDVIDRHIAAAGIDAPVEPRYTPVWAPEQDPTELPLDGSGITSVVWCIGFRADWSWVRVPVFDGAGYPTHSRGVTSAPGLFVLGLPWLHTWGSGRFSGIARDAEHVADRIGELVASGAPTGLDRTLAVAAASSAARMA; from the coding sequence ATGACCCTCACCGCGGAGCAGCCCACCCGCGCCGGGCTGCCGAACCGGGTGCCGGTCGCCGTCGTCGGCGGCGGCCAGGCCGGGCTGTCGATCTCCTGGCACCTGACCCGGCGCGGGATCGAGCACGTCGTCCTGGAGCGGGAGACGGTCGCGCACGAGTGGTCCGACGCCCGCTGGGACACCTTCTGCCTGGTCACGCCGAACTGGCAGTGCCAGCTGCCGGGCTGGCCCTACGCCGGCGACGACCCGGACGGGTTCATGGTCAAGGACGAGATCGTCGCCTACGTGCGGGGCTACGCGGCCTCTTTCGGCCCGCCGGTGCACGAGGGCGTCGCCGTCACCCGGCTGGCCCCCGCCCCCGACGGGGGGTACCTGCTCACCACCAGCGCCGGGGAGCTCGCCGCGGAGCAGGTCGTGCTCGCCGTCGGCGGCTACCACCTGCCCGTCGTCCCGCCGTACGCCGCGGCGCTGCCCGGGTCGATCACCCAGCTGCACTCCCAGCAGTACAAGAACCCCGACCAGCTGCCCGCCGGCGAGGTGCTCGTGGTCGGCACCGGCCAGTCGGGCGCGCAGATCGCCGAGGACCTGCACCTGGCCGGCCGCCGGGTGCACCTGGCCGTGGGGAGCGCGCCGCGGATCGCCCGCCGCTACCGCGGCCGGGACGTCGTCGCCTGGCTCGACGACCTCGGGCACTACGACATGCCGGTCGAGCAGCACCGGGACGGCGAGGCCGCCCGGGTGGGCACCAACCACTACGTCACCGGGCGGGACGGCGGCCGGGACATCGACCTGCGCACGTTCGCCACCGAGGGCATGCAGCTGTACGGCACGCTGACCGGGCTCTCCGGGACGACGCTGACCTTCGCGCCGAACCTCACCGAGAACCTGGACCGGGCCGACCGGGTCGACGACTCGGCCAAGGACGTGATCGACCGGCACATCGCCGCCGCCGGCATCGACGCCCCCGTCGAGCCGCGGTACACCCCGGTGTGGGCGCCCGAGCAGGACCCGACCGAGCTGCCGCTGGACGGGTCGGGCATCACCAGCGTGGTCTGGTGCATCGGCTTCCGCGCCGACTGGAGCTGGGTCAGGGTGCCGGTGTTCGACGGCGCCGGGTACCCGACCCACTCCCGCGGGGTCACCTCGGCGCCCGGGCTGTTCGTGCTCGGCCTGCCGTGGCTGCACACCTGGGGCTCGGGCCGGTTCTCCGGCATCGCCCGCGACGCCGAGCACGTCGCCGACCGGATCGGCGAGCTGGTGGCCAGCGGCGCCCCGACCGGCCTGGACCGC
- a CDS encoding carbon-nitrogen hydrolase family protein, protein MTDATTVAAVAAPFGRDLGATFARVEQLIADARARGVQLLALPEATLGGYLADLGEHGVDQVLPEHALPPALDVDGPEVARLARLAGDMVVTAGLCEADGGVRYNTAVAVTGDGVLGVHRKVHQPLGEGNSYAAGDGFRAFDSPVGRIGMMICYDKAFPEAARTLAMDGAEIVVCMSAWPGSRTGAAADLAEDRWTRRFDLFDQARALENQIVWVSANQSGRFGELRFVCSAKVVGPGGDVLATTGVQPGTAVATVHVRDALDGARRAMGHLRDRRPDAYGALVGA, encoded by the coding sequence ATGACCGACGCCACGACGGTCGCCGCCGTCGCCGCCCCCTTCGGACGCGACCTCGGCGCGACCTTCGCCCGGGTCGAGCAGCTGATCGCCGACGCCCGCGCCCGCGGCGTCCAGCTGCTGGCCCTGCCCGAGGCCACCCTCGGCGGCTACCTCGCCGATCTCGGCGAGCACGGCGTCGACCAGGTGCTCCCCGAGCACGCCCTCCCCCCGGCGCTGGACGTCGACGGCCCCGAGGTCGCCCGGCTGGCGCGGCTCGCCGGGGACATGGTGGTGACCGCCGGGCTGTGCGAGGCCGACGGCGGCGTCCGGTACAACACCGCGGTCGCGGTGACCGGCGACGGCGTGCTCGGCGTGCACCGCAAGGTGCACCAGCCGCTGGGGGAGGGCAACAGCTACGCCGCCGGCGACGGGTTCCGCGCCTTCGACTCCCCGGTCGGCCGGATCGGCATGATGATCTGCTACGACAAGGCCTTCCCCGAGGCGGCCCGCACGCTGGCCATGGACGGCGCGGAGATCGTGGTCTGCATGTCGGCCTGGCCCGGCTCCCGCACCGGCGCCGCGGCCGACCTCGCCGAGGACCGGTGGACCCGCCGGTTCGACCTGTTCGACCAGGCCCGCGCGCTGGAGAACCAGATCGTCTGGGTGTCGGCGAACCAGTCGGGCCGGTTCGGCGAGCTGCGGTTCGTCTGCAGCGCCAAGGTCGTCGGCCCGGGCGGCGACGTGCTGGCCACCACCGGCGTGCAGCCGGGCACGGCGGTGGCCACCGTGCACGTGCGGGACGCCCTGGACGGGGCGCGCCGGGCGATGGGCCACCTGCGCGACCGCCGTCCCGACGCCTACGGCGCGCTGGTGGGGGCATGA
- a CDS encoding MSMEG_0567/sll0787 family protein, whose product MATSALEDRAALERSVLLVDFRTPPAARGWQVAEADAAGVAAHRELRQRAFVEEQGLFAGTDLDGTDDDPRAVTLVARGTRGAVLGGVRLAPVDPAGPDVGWWAGSRLVVAPDAPRGLGAALVIAACARAEQAGVLRFDATVQDRYAALFTRLGWRATGTATLGDRPHTAMTWPIGRIAALAAATKAPLGGLLGGFSLGGPGWVGDDGAPVPGTDVIAACDAILPAMVERDPEWAGWCGVLVNVNDLSAMGAAPLGLLDAVGARDASFAARVLAGLRDASRSWGVPVLGGHTQLGVPASLSVTALGRTHRPVPAGGGRPGHEVRLTADLGGGWRRGHTGRQWDSTSTRTTAELQLMGSVVARTAPAAAKDVSMAGLVGTLGMLAEASGCGAVLDVAAVPRPPAASVGDWFSCFPGTAFLTTDDPGRPVAPAGPASSAVCGELVPGAGVQLRWPDGSLTPAVPGPVTGLGPATVLD is encoded by the coding sequence GTGGCCACTTCTGCCCTGGAGGACCGGGCGGCGCTGGAGCGCAGCGTGCTGCTCGTCGACTTCCGGACGCCGCCGGCCGCGCGGGGCTGGCAGGTGGCGGAGGCCGACGCCGCCGGGGTCGCCGCGCACCGGGAGCTGCGGCAGCGCGCCTTCGTGGAGGAGCAGGGCCTGTTCGCCGGCACCGACCTCGACGGCACGGACGACGACCCGCGCGCGGTGACCCTGGTTGCACGTGGAACACGCGGTGCCGTGCTGGGCGGGGTCCGGCTGGCGCCGGTGGACCCGGCCGGTCCGGACGTCGGCTGGTGGGCCGGCTCGCGGCTGGTCGTCGCCCCCGACGCCCCGCGCGGGCTGGGTGCCGCGCTGGTCATCGCCGCCTGCGCCCGCGCCGAGCAGGCCGGCGTCCTCCGCTTCGACGCCACCGTGCAGGACCGGTACGCGGCGCTGTTCACCCGGCTCGGCTGGCGGGCCACCGGGACGGCGACGCTCGGCGACCGCCCGCACACGGCGATGACCTGGCCGATCGGCCGGATCGCGGCCCTCGCCGCGGCCACCAAGGCCCCGCTGGGCGGCCTGCTGGGCGGTTTCTCCCTCGGCGGCCCGGGCTGGGTCGGCGACGACGGCGCCCCGGTGCCCGGCACCGACGTGATCGCCGCCTGCGACGCGATCCTGCCGGCGATGGTCGAGCGCGACCCGGAGTGGGCCGGCTGGTGCGGCGTGCTGGTCAACGTCAACGACCTCTCCGCGATGGGCGCGGCCCCGCTGGGCCTGCTGGACGCCGTCGGCGCCCGGGACGCCTCGTTCGCCGCCCGGGTGCTGGCCGGCCTGCGCGACGCCAGCCGCTCCTGGGGCGTGCCGGTGCTCGGCGGGCACACCCAGCTCGGCGTGCCGGCGTCGTTGAGCGTCACCGCGCTGGGCCGTACCCACCGGCCGGTGCCGGCCGGCGGCGGCCGCCCCGGCCACGAGGTGCGGCTCACCGCCGACCTGGGCGGCGGCTGGCGGCGCGGCCACACCGGCCGGCAGTGGGACTCCACCAGCACCCGGACGACGGCCGAGCTCCAGCTGATGGGCTCGGTGGTCGCCCGCACCGCTCCGGCGGCCGCCAAGGACGTGAGCATGGCCGGGCTCGTCGGCACCCTCGGCATGCTCGCCGAGGCCAGCGGCTGCGGCGCGGTGCTCGACGTCGCGGCCGTCCCGCGACCGCCCGCGGCCAGCGTCGGCGACTGGTTCAGCTGCTTCCCCGGCACCGCGTTCCTCACCACCGACGACCCCGGCCGGCCGGTCGCCCCGGCCGGGCCGGCCAGCAGCGCCGTCTGCGGCGAGCTCGTGCCCGGCGCCGGCGTGCAGCTGCGCTGGCCGGACGGCTCGCTCACCCCCGCCGTCCCCGGGCCGGTCACCGGCCTGGGCCCGGCCACCGTGCTCGACTGA